The following proteins come from a genomic window of Mammaliicoccus sp. Marseille-Q6498:
- the ndk gene encoding nucleoside-diphosphate kinase, which yields MERTFLMIKPDAVQRNLIGEVVARLESKGLKLVAAKLFQANETLAKEHYAEHVDKPFFNKLVNFITSGPVFAMVIEGKNVVEVTRTLVGETNPSKAAPGTIRGDYGIDLGRNIIHGSDSNESAEREIALWFDKSELVDYKLNAETWVYEN from the coding sequence ATGGAAAGAACTTTTTTAATGATTAAACCTGATGCTGTACAAAGAAACCTAATTGGTGAAGTTGTCGCAAGACTTGAAAGTAAAGGATTAAAACTTGTAGCTGCGAAGTTGTTCCAAGCTAATGAAACATTAGCTAAAGAACATTACGCTGAGCACGTTGATAAACCTTTCTTCAACAAATTAGTAAACTTTATCACTTCTGGTCCAGTATTTGCGATGGTTATAGAGGGGAAAAATGTTGTCGAAGTTACAAGAACACTTGTAGGTGAAACAAATCCATCTAAAGCTGCTCCTGGAACGATTAGAGGCGACTATGGTATTGATTTAGGAAGAAATATTATTCATGGATCAGACTCTAATGAATCTGCAGAACGTGAAATTGCATTATGGTTTGATAAATCAGAATTAGTCGACTACAAATTAAATGCCGAAACTTGGGTATATGAAAATTAA